A part of Geothrix oryzae genomic DNA contains:
- a CDS encoding YciI family protein, giving the protein MPYMLLILESRAQRPSRTPEEGHAVYDRMVRFAEDLQARGLLVATNSLRSDREGVRVQVREGQRTLLDGPFSESKEMVGGFFYLDCQTRDEAVAIATACPAAEWATVEVREVGPCYDN; this is encoded by the coding sequence ATGCCCTACATGCTGCTGATCCTGGAATCGCGGGCGCAGCGCCCGAGCCGGACCCCGGAAGAGGGACACGCCGTCTACGACCGGATGGTGCGCTTTGCGGAGGACCTGCAGGCCCGCGGCCTGCTCGTGGCCACCAACTCGCTCCGATCCGACCGGGAGGGCGTCCGGGTGCAGGTGCGGGAAGGCCAGCGCACCCTCCTGGATGGCCCCTTCTCCGAGTCCAAAGAAATGGTCGGAGGCTTCTTCTACCTGGATTGCCAGACTCGGGACGAGGCTGTCGCCATCGCAACGGCCTGCCCCGCCGCGGAATGGGCCACCGTCGAGGTCCGGGAGGTCGGCCCCTGCTACGACAACTAA
- a CDS encoding dihydrofolate reductase family protein: MRKLKIIEHMSLDGVIQHSADGDDFPYSDWTAPYRTPAGRDAMLAAYGGSFGLLFGRRTYDIWSGFWPKAPSSPMADALNAATKYIATHHPESLAWGPFEGLGPDILEGIRRIKSQDGPDLILSGSSTLTSPLLEHGLADEVLLAVYPVLLGTGKRVFAKGTPPISFELVSTKAFPSGIIFNSYKAAGPLKP, from the coding sequence ATGAGAAAGCTCAAAATCATCGAACACATGTCGCTGGACGGCGTGATCCAGCATTCCGCGGACGGCGATGATTTCCCCTACAGCGACTGGACCGCGCCCTATCGGACGCCCGCTGGCCGGGATGCCATGCTGGCGGCGTACGGCGGGAGCTTCGGCCTGTTGTTTGGCCGCCGCACCTACGATATCTGGTCGGGCTTCTGGCCGAAGGCGCCGAGCAGTCCGATGGCCGATGCCCTCAACGCGGCGACAAAATACATCGCGACCCATCACCCGGAAAGCCTTGCGTGGGGACCGTTCGAGGGCCTTGGACCGGACATCTTGGAAGGCATCCGCCGCATCAAGTCGCAAGACGGCCCGGACCTCATCCTCTCGGGCAGCTCGACGCTGACTTCCCCGCTCCTCGAGCATGGGCTCGCGGATGAAGTCCTGCTGGCCGTCTATCCGGTCTTGTTGGGCACGGGGAAACGCGTCTTTGCGAAGGGAACCCCGCCCATATCGTTCGAGCTTGTCAGCACGAAGGCATTTCCGTCCGGCATCATCTTCAATTCGTACAAGGCCGCTGGGCCTTTGAAGCCGTGA
- a CDS encoding VOC family protein, which produces MQKMIFVNLPVTHLKKSMAFYTSLGFTNNPVFSDETAACMVWSEAIYVMLLTHAKWRTFTTRAIPQPTSSEVMLAVSCENREAVDAMNTAAAENGGVSDINPIQDLGFMYAREFTDPDGHVWEAVWMDPSAVPPGNQPD; this is translated from the coding sequence ATGCAAAAAATGATTTTCGTGAACCTGCCCGTCACCCATCTCAAGAAGTCGATGGCGTTCTACACATCCCTCGGCTTCACCAACAATCCCGTGTTCTCCGACGAAACCGCGGCCTGCATGGTATGGAGTGAGGCCATCTATGTGATGCTCTTGACCCATGCCAAGTGGCGCACCTTCACGACACGGGCCATTCCCCAGCCAACCTCCAGCGAGGTGATGCTCGCCGTCTCCTGCGAGAACCGCGAGGCGGTAGATGCGATGAACACCGCGGCAGCCGAAAATGGCGGGGTGTCTGACATCAACCCCATCCAGGATCTTGGTTTCATGTACGCCCGCGAGTTCACCGACCCTGACGGCCATGTCTGGGAGGCTGTGTGGATGGATCCGTCCGCGGTTCCCCCGGGCAACCAGCCAGATTGA
- a CDS encoding DUF4342 domain-containing protein has protein sequence MPTDTASGRTRTEEFKLEGGKVLDKIKELIHQGNIRRIILKNEEGKTLIEIPLTLGLVGAALLPIFAAVGALAAVLTRMVIVVEKTEEP, from the coding sequence ATGCCCACCGACACCGCATCCGGCCGCACCCGCACCGAAGAATTCAAGCTCGAGGGCGGCAAGGTCCTCGACAAGATCAAGGAGCTCATCCATCAGGGCAACATCCGGCGGATCATCCTGAAGAACGAAGAGGGCAAGACCCTCATCGAAATCCCGCTGACCTTGGGCCTGGTGGGCGCGGCCCTGCTGCCGATCTTCGCCGCCGTGGGGGCCCTGGCCGCGGTGCTCACGCGCATGGTGATCGTGGTGGAGAAGACCGAAGAGCCCTGA
- a CDS encoding permease, with the protein MKPSLKNPLWVALLVLAAHLLLWMSWPDLAAHSLRNWGRGLVDVALVVPSVLVLMGLFDAWVPKEAVARSLGPASGVRGVLLALLLGTGAAGPIYAAFPIGVTLREKGARPANLVIFLGAWATIKLPMLMMESAFLGLRFALLRLALTLPGILACGFLMEALLSGKPSASQAHANTHPGE; encoded by the coding sequence GTGAAGCCCAGCCTCAAGAACCCCCTCTGGGTGGCCCTCCTGGTCCTGGCGGCCCACCTCCTCCTCTGGATGTCCTGGCCGGACCTGGCGGCCCACTCCCTGCGGAACTGGGGCCGGGGCCTGGTCGATGTGGCGCTCGTCGTCCCGTCGGTGCTCGTCCTCATGGGCCTTTTCGACGCCTGGGTTCCGAAGGAAGCGGTGGCCCGCAGCCTCGGACCAGCCTCAGGGGTCCGCGGGGTCCTGCTGGCCCTGCTCCTGGGAACCGGGGCCGCAGGACCCATCTATGCGGCCTTTCCCATCGGCGTGACCCTCCGGGAAAAAGGGGCGCGTCCGGCCAACCTCGTCATCTTCCTGGGCGCCTGGGCGACCATCAAACTTCCGATGCTTATGATGGAAAGCGCCTTCCTCGGCCTTCGGTTCGCCTTGCTGAGGCTCGCGTTGACGCTTCCGGGCATCCTGGCCTGCGGGTTCCTGATGGAAGCGCTCCTGTCCGGAAAGCCTTCCGCTTCCCAGGCCCACGCCAACACCCACCCCGGTGAATAG
- a CDS encoding YciI family protein, with protein MRVMVLIKATQHTEAGVLPDEKLLTDMGRYNDELVKAGVMLAGEGLHPSSKGVRVRFSGTTRTVIDGPFTETKELIAGFWLWQVRSMAEAVEWIKRCPNPTGEAAEIELRQVFEAEDFGPQFTPELREQEERLRAQIAQKA; from the coding sequence ATGCGCGTCATGGTTCTGATCAAGGCGACCCAGCACACGGAGGCGGGCGTTCTCCCCGACGAGAAACTGCTGACCGACATGGGCCGCTACAACGATGAGCTGGTGAAGGCCGGCGTGATGCTGGCGGGGGAAGGGCTCCACCCCAGCTCGAAGGGCGTGCGGGTGCGGTTCTCCGGCACGACGCGGACCGTGATCGACGGGCCCTTCACCGAAACGAAGGAGCTGATCGCCGGCTTCTGGCTCTGGCAGGTCCGGTCGATGGCCGAGGCCGTCGAATGGATCAAGCGCTGCCCCAATCCCACAGGCGAAGCAGCCGAGATCGAGCTCCGCCAAGTCTTCGAAGCCGAGGATTTCGGCCCTCAGTTCACACCCGAGCTGCGGGAGCAGGAAGAACGCCTGCGGGCCCAGATCGCCCAGAAGGCCTAA
- a CDS encoding sensor domain-containing protein, giving the protein MSLPPPPHPGFFEVLSSRRAYTTLLYLLLSLATGILAFTYAVTGLSLSLGLAILIIGLPVALLFLSGTRLLAVAEMHWLKALVGGEEAEAPPLLPVGEGWAARLGALVRDRRTWTSLLYFVLLMPLGVVYFTTLVSLLTTGLALVAVPVLSLLHATGTSSVDLGGPAWLAAHPSLTAVLCGLAGLTLVPLTLHLALLLGRFQTWLARHLLVRA; this is encoded by the coding sequence ATGTCCCTGCCACCCCCACCCCATCCCGGTTTCTTCGAGGTCCTAAGCTCGCGCCGCGCCTACACCACCCTGCTCTACCTGCTGCTCTCCCTGGCCACGGGCATCCTCGCCTTCACCTACGCGGTGACGGGGCTCTCCCTGAGCCTGGGCCTGGCCATCCTGATCATCGGCCTTCCCGTGGCGCTGCTCTTCCTGTCCGGCACCCGCCTCCTGGCCGTGGCCGAGATGCACTGGCTGAAGGCCCTGGTGGGTGGCGAGGAGGCCGAGGCCCCGCCCCTGCTGCCCGTCGGCGAGGGCTGGGCCGCGCGGCTGGGGGCCCTGGTCCGCGATCGCCGCACCTGGACCAGTCTGCTCTACTTCGTGCTGCTCATGCCCCTGGGCGTCGTCTACTTCACGACGCTGGTCAGCCTCCTCACCACGGGGCTGGCGCTCGTGGCGGTTCCCGTCCTGAGCCTGCTCCATGCCACCGGCACCTCCAGCGTGGACCTCGGCGGCCCCGCCTGGCTGGCCGCCCATCCGAGCCTGACGGCGGTCCTCTGCGGCCTGGCGGGCCTGACCCTCGTCCCCCTCACCCTGCACCTGGCCCTGCTGCTGGGCCGCTTTCAAACCTGGCTGGCCCGGCATCTGCTGGTCCGCGCCTGA
- a CDS encoding DoxX family protein — MPTSTPPVSTPARTPGPTPGRWLWVGRILSALPILFLAFDGAAKVMRLPPVLEAFAKLGYSEHVAGPLGITLLVCVVLYAVPRTSMLGAILLTGYLGGAVATHVRIGDPLFSHILFPTYVAALIWGGLYLREARLGALLPLRTLNLSNPNFSKEE, encoded by the coding sequence ATGCCCACGAGCACCCCACCCGTCTCCACCCCGGCCCGCACCCCGGGCCCCACCCCGGGCCGATGGCTCTGGGTGGGGCGCATCCTCAGCGCCCTGCCGATCCTGTTCCTGGCCTTCGACGGCGCCGCCAAAGTGATGCGGCTGCCGCCGGTCCTCGAGGCCTTCGCCAAGCTCGGCTACTCGGAGCATGTCGCGGGCCCCCTCGGAATCACCCTGCTCGTCTGCGTCGTGCTCTACGCGGTTCCCAGGACCTCCATGCTCGGGGCCATCCTGCTCACGGGCTACCTGGGCGGCGCGGTCGCCACCCATGTGCGGATCGGTGATCCCCTGTTCTCGCACATCCTCTTCCCCACCTATGTGGCCGCGCTGATATGGGGAGGGCTGTACCTGCGCGAGGCGCGGTTGGGGGCGCTCCTCCCCCTCCGGACCTTAAACCTTTCCAACCCCAATTTTTCCAAGGAGGAATGA
- a CDS encoding PadR family transcriptional regulator — MPASSRQSRHLPAFILLALAEGPLHGHAIRSELQETLPGYKADPGATYRTLQALEEAGDVTFHWDTNSRGPARKVYTLAPSGWDRLEQWKADIETRLTFLQAFLDRYDHSKGNRVSPK, encoded by the coding sequence ATGCCCGCCTCCAGCCGACAGTCCCGCCACCTCCCCGCCTTCATCCTGCTGGCCCTGGCGGAGGGCCCCCTGCATGGGCACGCCATCCGCTCCGAGCTCCAGGAGACCCTCCCTGGCTACAAGGCGGACCCTGGCGCCACCTACCGGACCCTGCAAGCCCTGGAGGAGGCCGGCGATGTGACCTTCCACTGGGACACGAACTCCCGGGGTCCGGCCCGGAAGGTCTACACCCTCGCCCCCTCGGGCTGGGATCGGCTCGAGCAGTGGAAAGCGGACATCGAGACGCGGCTGACCTTCCTCCAGGCCTTCCTGGACCGCTACGACCACTCGAAAGGGAATCGCGTCTCCCCGAAGTGA
- a CDS encoding RNA polymerase sigma factor, whose translation MESARLIAGLLRMVRDLDLAEELAQDALVAALEQWPGTGVPENPGAWLMATAKRRAIDRLRRLKLAERKHEELGRELEAQQETAMEAFHAELDDPIGDDLLRLMFIACHPRLSPEARTALTLRLLGGLTTGEIARAFLVPESTVAQRIVRAKRTLAEAQVPFEGPRGTELHDRLASVLEVIYLIFNEGYSATAGEDWIRPGLCEEALRLGRILAGLVPQEPEVHGLVALLEIQASRLRARVGPDGEPILLLDQDRGRWDQLLIRRGLAGLERALAQGQALGGPPGPYTLQAAIAGCHARARTADDTDWARIAALYEALARLTPSPIVELNRAVALGMASGPAAGLEIVDALTSEPALRDYHLLPSIRGDFLAKLGRAGEARAEFQRAAGLVRNARERKLLLDRVAACGDA comes from the coding sequence ATGGAATCCGCCCGGCTCATCGCGGGGCTCCTGCGGATGGTGCGCGACCTGGACCTGGCGGAGGAGCTCGCCCAGGATGCCCTCGTCGCCGCCCTCGAGCAGTGGCCCGGAACGGGGGTCCCGGAGAATCCCGGGGCCTGGCTCATGGCCACGGCCAAGCGCCGGGCCATCGACCGGCTGCGGCGACTCAAGCTGGCTGAGCGGAAGCACGAGGAGCTGGGCCGGGAACTCGAGGCCCAGCAGGAGACGGCCATGGAGGCCTTCCACGCCGAACTGGACGATCCCATCGGGGACGACCTGCTGCGGCTCATGTTCATCGCCTGCCACCCGCGGCTCTCGCCCGAGGCCAGGACCGCGCTCACCCTGCGGCTGCTGGGGGGCCTGACGACCGGGGAGATCGCCCGCGCCTTCCTCGTGCCGGAGTCCACCGTCGCGCAGCGCATCGTCCGGGCCAAGCGGACCCTGGCCGAGGCGCAGGTTCCCTTCGAAGGGCCCCGCGGGACCGAGCTCCACGACCGCCTGGCCTCGGTGCTGGAAGTGATCTACCTCATCTTCAACGAGGGCTATTCGGCCACCGCCGGCGAGGACTGGATCCGGCCCGGGCTCTGCGAGGAGGCCCTGCGGCTCGGCCGCATCCTGGCCGGGCTGGTCCCGCAGGAGCCGGAGGTCCACGGCCTGGTCGCCCTCCTGGAGATCCAGGCCTCCCGGCTGCGGGCGCGCGTGGGGCCCGACGGCGAACCCATCCTCCTGCTCGACCAGGATCGCGGACGGTGGGATCAGCTCCTCATCCGGCGCGGCCTGGCCGGCCTTGAGCGGGCCCTGGCGCAGGGCCAGGCGCTGGGAGGGCCCCCGGGCCCCTACACGCTGCAGGCGGCCATCGCCGGCTGCCACGCGCGCGCCCGTACGGCCGACGACACCGACTGGGCGCGCATCGCCGCCCTCTATGAGGCGCTGGCCCGCCTCACGCCCTCGCCCATCGTGGAGCTGAACCGGGCCGTGGCGCTGGGCATGGCCTCCGGCCCCGCGGCGGGTCTCGAGATCGTCGATGCGCTGACCTCCGAGCCGGCACTCCGGGACTACCACCTGCTCCCGAGCATCCGCGGCGACTTCCTCGCGAAGCTGGGCCGCGCCGGAGAGGCCCGGGCCGAGTTCCAGCGGGCGGCCGGTCTCGTGCGGAACGCCCGGGAGCGGAAGCTGCTCCTCGACCGGGTCGCCGCCTGCGGCGATGCCTAA